A segment of the Thermoanaerobaculia bacterium genome:
GACGAGACCTGGTCCCGCATCGTCATGACCTCGGTCACCGGAATCGCCGGATCGGCATCGCTCGCGGCCTGGCGGAGCCGCTCGAGCATCGTTCGGGGGTCGTGGGCGGTGCGGATCACGAGCCGCGAGTCGATCGGATGGCCGAACGGGAACTGCCAGTACGCGAGATACACGAACGGGACGGAGGACCGGGATGCCGGGCGGAGCTGCGCGTCCCGGAAAACGCCCACGACCGTGAACGGAACGCCGTCGACCAGGATCGCGCGACCGAGAGCGTCGGCGCCGGGCCAGATCCCATCCGCCAGAGAGGCGTTGACGAGCGCGACGGCGGGAGAGCCGGTCCGGTCGCCCGCGTCGAACTCGCGTCCGTGCAGGAGCGGGATGCCGAGCGTGGCGAGGAACCGGGGGCCGATTTCGTGGTATCCGACCCGGCGTCCCGGCGCGGCGGCGGCCGCCGCCGTCGTGACCGTCGCTTCGCCCGTTTCCCGCCACGCGAAGCCGGCGCCGCGGGCCAGGCTGACGGATTCGACTCCCGGCATCGCTTCGAGGCGGCGAACCACCTCCCGGGTGTACCGTTCGGCGCGATCGGCGGAGGCGCCGACGAGCCGCGGGCGCAGACGCATCAGGGCGACCCGCGACGGATCGAAGCGCTTTCCGGAGCGGATGCTCGAGGCGCTGCGGGAGAGGAGGCCGGCGGCCGCGACGAGGGCGAACGAGAGGGCGATCTGGCCGGCCACGAGGAATGCGCGGTGACGGCTCTTTCCCGGGTCGCGGTCGTCCTTCAGCGCGGCGACGACGTTCGATCGGACCGCGTGAAGGGCGGGAAACAACCCGCAGAGCAGCCCGCCGAGGAGAGCGAGCGTGAGCGACGACAACCAGACGCGGACGGAGAGGGCAACCGGGAAAGCCCGGACGTAACCTTCCGAATCGGCCGTGTAGAAGGGGAGGACCCCCCCGCGCGCGGGAACCGAGAGGAGGACGCCGAGCGCGCCGGCGGCGCCGGCGGCGAGCAGGCTCTCGACGACGAGCTTCCGGACGAGCCGCGAGGGGGCGCATCCCAGGCTGCGCCGGATGGCGAGCTCCCTGCGCCGCGCCGCCGCCCGGACGCCCTGCACGCCGGCGACGTTGGCGCACGACACGAGGAGCAGGAGGAGAGCCATCGCGGCGAGGAGGCGCATCGACGGAAGCATCGACCGCCGGACCCCGTCTTCGACTCCGCGCGCCCGATCGGCCACGAGGACGGCCCGCCGTTTCTCTGCCCCGCCGCGTCCATCGAGCGCGGGCCCGAGCGCCGCGAGGGCGGCCCGAACCCTTCCGATCGTCCATCCCGGGGCCACGCGGCCGATGATCTCGAGGGGCCGCGCGTGACCCGCGAGGGCGTCTCCCCATCGGTATCCGACCCGGAGCATCATCGTCGGGATCCAGAGGTCGTTCGCCGTTTCCGCGCGGGCTCCTCCGAAACCGCGCGGGGCGATCCCGACGACGGTGAAGGCGACGTCGTTGATCTTCACGACGCGTCCGAGGAT
Coding sequences within it:
- a CDS encoding ADOP family duplicated permease, whose amino-acid sequence is MMPGLLHDLRDGLRAMRRFPGATAASVAILGLAIAANAVILTVAETIFFRPLPVPSPDGLARVVRVENGRANGSFSYPEYRDLRSRARGWQSLAAHYSSAPLVVDGPDGAREAQGAVVSANYFATLGVRPALGRFFREEEDAVPDRDPVVVLGEGFWRDRFGGDPAILGRVVKINDVAFTVVGIAPRGFGGARAETANDLWIPTMMLRVGYRWGDALAGHARPLEIIGRVAPGWTIGRVRAALAALGPALDGRGGAEKRRAVLVADRARGVEDGVRRSMLPSMRLLAAMALLLLLVSCANVAGVQGVRAAARRRELAIRRSLGCAPSRLVRKLVVESLLAAGAAGALGVLLSVPARGGVLPFYTADSEGYVRAFPVALSVRVWLSSLTLALLGGLLCGLFPALHAVRSNVVAALKDDRDPGKSRHRAFLVAGQIALSFALVAAAGLLSRSASSIRSGKRFDPSRVALMRLRPRLVGASADRAERYTREVVRRLEAMPGVESVSLARGAGFAWRETGEATVTTAAAAAAPGRRVGYHEIGPRFLATLGIPLLHGREFDAGDRTGSPAVALVNASLADGIWPGADALGRAILVDGVPFTVVGVFRDAQLRPASRSSVPFVYLAYWQFPFGHPIDSRLVIRTAHDPRTMLERLRQAASDADPAIPVTEVMTMRDQVSSSMADVFLAARVASGAGLVAVLLAALGIHGLFSAVLLRRRKEFALRMALGAEGSDIRGIVVRDASRLLAGGMAAGAAVAFAMARAMPAFLFATAALDTRALASAAAVLGAAAVFACWPPARRAARVDPAAVLRAE